A part of Anabas testudineus chromosome 7, fAnaTes1.2, whole genome shotgun sequence genomic DNA contains:
- the LOC117152799 gene encoding tumor necrosis factor receptor superfamily member 14-like isoform X3 — protein MTFRRKLLTAAYLLILMIKVFSGQTLTCHQAEYQTGNQCCPMCLPGSRVRTDCTEFISTSCLPCVEGTYMNQPTGLKQCFPCSQCDAGSGLKIKSLCTTSSDTLCEPLEGFYCVEPSDNGCGAAQKHKRCEPGQYISQKGTASTDSVCSDCSDGSFSDGTFPSCLPHTQCETKNLQLLKPGTTSTDAECEDHSLQTRKRIGTICGTCFFSMVLVFAFALSCARKNGLQTDDGAQMGNLSSKQE, from the exons ATGACTTTCAGAAGGAAACTTCTGACTGCTGCATATTTGTTG ATTCTAATGATAAAAGTCTTCAGTGGACAAACACTCACATGTCATCAAGCAGAGTATCAGACAGGAAATCAGTGCTGTCCTATGTGTCTTCCTG GAAGTCGAGTTAGAACCGATTGTACAGAGTTTATTAGCACTTCCTGTCTGCCATGTGTGGAGGGAACCTACATGAATCAACCTACTGGACttaaacagtgttttccatGTTCACAGTGTGATGCAG GTTCTGGTTTGAAGATAAAGAGTTTGTGTACAACATCTTCTGATACACTTTGTGAACCACTGGAAGGATTTTACTGTGTGGAGCCGTCAGATAACGGATGtggagcagcacagaaacacaaacgtTGTGAACCAGGACAGTACATCAGTCAGAAAG gaaCAGCCTCCACAGACTCTGTGTGCTCTGACTGCAGTGATGGATCATTTTCAGATGGAACATTTCCATCTTgtcttccacacacaca atgtgaaacaaaaaacctTCAACTGTTAAAACCAGGAACAACTTCAACGGATGCTGAATGTGAAGATCACAGTttacaaacaagaaaaagaatTGGGACAATCTGTGGGACATGCTTTTTTTCAATGGTCTTagtttttgcatttgctttGTCATGTGCGAGAAAAAATGGTCTACAAACAGATGATGGAGCTCAAATGGGAAACTTAAGCTCAAAACAAGAGTGA